In Leptospiraceae bacterium, one DNA window encodes the following:
- a CDS encoding M23 family metallopeptidase, producing the protein MQSGVSMPLNILGPGVTITTDNRYKNNPKTPHIALDIAAPCGTPIYAQFDGKVQVKEGNTALEKCQNIVVAGDNFEKYQNSGLSDCANTIIVRYSKNITVKYTHLLHSKLTPDGAVIKQVYEHCERWGLKLNSVNISAYTIPVKNGQEIRQGDLIGYIDSSGFSTGSHLHYELKYQNEPKRILDFNWIAHKDEIEEYSRKLKINSGKQ; encoded by the coding sequence ATGCAGTCTGGGGTCAGTATGCCTTTGAATATACTGGGTCCGGGAGTAACGATTACAACAGATAACAGATATAAGAATAATCCTAAAACTCCACATATTGCTTTGGACATTGCTGCACCATGTGGTACCCCAATTTATGCACAGTTTGATGGAAAAGTACAAGTCAAGGAAGGCAATACTGCATTAGAGAAATGCCAAAATATTGTTGTGGCAGGCGATAATTTTGAAAAATATCAAAATTCTGGTCTTTCAGATTGTGCAAATACGATTATAGTTCGGTATTCTAAGAATATTACCGTTAAATATACGCATCTTCTGCATTCTAAACTGACCCCGGATGGTGCTGTGATAAAACAGGTGTATGAGCATTGTGAAAGATGGGGACTGAAATTAAACAGTGTCAATATTTCTGCCTATACCATTCCTGTAAAGAACGGTCAGGAAATTCGCCAAGGCGATTTAATAGGGTATATTGATAGTTCGGGTTTTAGTACCGGTTCCCATTTGCATTATGAATTAAAGTACCAAAATGAACCAAAACGAATTTTAGATTTTAACTGGATTGCACATAAAGATGAAATTGAAGAGTATTCCAGGAAATTAAAAATTAATTCCGGGAAGCAGTGA